A region of the Vigna unguiculata cultivar IT97K-499-35 chromosome 9, ASM411807v1, whole genome shotgun sequence genome:
AAGGGTTTGGATGTAAacattatgaaaaatatttgtacaagTTATATATTGTGCCGTGTTTGAACTGCCAATTTCATAATGAACtcgcatttttttttatgatggtAACAATTACTAATAAAATGTTACATTGAAACCAACAAATAATTTCCTTAAAAAGTGATTAGAAATTCGTTAAAGGTCTGTAGAAGACGTTAAATTTATGTATCTTATCTTTGTACATACATCAATCATTTAACGCTTATAACAAACGTTAACGCTCATAGAAAATCaatatacaatataattatacatCACAAAATTTTCTAGAACATAGAAAAAtgggtaaaaaataaaagttatgacCAACACACctttaaagattgatttttgaaaattttatatcgTAATCCACTTTCCAACAACTTTCATTTCTGAAGCGTTTCCATCCGAGGTTCGTACCAAAAGTTATGACCATTTGAAATTTTTCATCACTAAATTTTCATAACTTTGAATTTGTGATCAATATCTCATAGTTGAACACTCACATTTGAATACAACCTAATATAAATTACCACAAAAACTTTTGagtcaaaaataattttctacctatttttagtgaaatttaCCTAAAACCGCAACACTTAGGGCAACACAATAATGACTAGTGAATGAAAACACCAACCTTAATGTGAAATGCAATCTAGGATAATCAAAGTTTAAGCGCATATGAGCACCACCACAACAAGATGGAGTGAAATGGATTAAAGAACATACTCCTATAAGTTTGGCGTCATCGCTATACTTTGGTGGTAGGTTTCACTAAACGAGAAAGAGAAAGGTGATGATGCTGGcattgtttctaaaattttaaaagtcaaattaaTGCAcagtaaatattaattttcaattttacatcGATCTTATGACCAACGGACGTTAAAAATTGTTGGACCTAGGATAGTTCGATGTTTTTTAACGTCTATAGGTCCTATGACTgacttcaaatttaaaattgacgTTTGTTGTAAGAAGTAcgattttaatttgaaaaaatatttacaaaaatattgcTGTATATTTTTAACGTTGAATTTTGGGTCATGAAACTTATAACATTATAAACCTTTTTGCACTGACGTAGAATtactaaacaaataaaaggtcatatatatatatatatatatatatatatatatatatatatatatatatatatatatatatatatatatgtatattaattttattttatacgcCAGATTCAGCGTGATAAAATTAGACTCATTAATGCATAGGTTAATTggttttatatacatataattagacTAAACTActccaaattaaaatacatttttgtagtaaaaatataaaatataattcaatgttTAATAGCATTTGTTCATAGATAAAAATGATTGGTGAACTTATGAGTTTTAACTTAACTGTAATGTTGTGGTTGTAGCTCTTAACACAAGAGCCCTTACAAAAGTAATATCTATAAACACTCTATCcgttcaaaataaaatttattaggaTATGACATACTTATTTTAATGATTCTTCCAAAATCTGTTTATGAAGATAAGAAATTTGTGTATACTTCCCAACATCTCATgcatttatatatgtagttCTTTCATATAATGTATCAAAAAAtggaataattaataaaatatatttttaatctaaaaaatattatatttaatcatttaaataatatattgaatatgaattatatactaaggaaataaatttaagtttatatttttcatatttaacttttggaaacaaaggaaataaaatatgaattatataaaGGATCTTCtccctaaattaaaaaaaaaatgggttgcGTTATTGCTTCTGTgacaaacaaaaaacataaagttctaattatttgtttactAGTTGGGCTAAAAATGATTTCATTTAGAATGGGTTCTAATTATCTTGATGGTCATCACCCATCATCCATTTGCAACCATCATTTTTAgcccaataaataaataatcagtattatataatactaaaaataatatttttcagttCTCAATGAAATGTTTGTTTCATGATATTATAATCCTAGAAACGtaattaataagaatattacaataaaaaaatcattcttAAACACATCTAAAGATATGTTCGATTAACTCATCATATTTCTGAAAAATACCTTTTAATTCAACTTTCCACGtactcaaaaatattttttttttaaacattctaAATACGCTCACTTCTATATTTCCAGAAACAAAGAGTACATGAATCAAACACTTCCTAAgctatgaaaaacaaataatgttttttcattCCTAACTTTTATCACGAGCATGTTTAACTTAATGGTAATTCAATTCCTCACTCTGCTGCTGATTCTTTTTGGGCTaacaaaactataaaaaaaatacactttaAATATACTTGTCTAACAGCATGAATCAAATctatccaaaaattcatgaatTATAAACTTCAAACTTGAAAATGTTCATGCTATACCTTAAAAATCGCAAAAACTCACAAAACACCAATTCACTTTATAAACCACCTGGTCACCAATTCGCTAAGACTAGTTAAGCTACGGTTGGATCACAGGATTCATCAGAAAACTTACGGGGTTGTGTTGAACCATGACGGTTACAAAACATTTCTGATGCAACCAATTTGGACTAGCTATATCACTGACTGAGTCTCAATCAGAACGTTCTGAACCAGATTTGATATAACTGAAGAAAAGTGTGGAAATTGGTGTCCAAATTGCAAATgtcattttgaaaatcaatttgtCCTTCATTACTTTTCACTTTCATCTCTTTGCACGAAAAGAACAATAACTGGGAGTGAATATAGCACAAAACATTGTGAAAGATAATGCTGATTAACCGTCAGATATTTCTGTCCTGTGGAAACCTTGTCATGTTACCTCTCACCACTTTTTCTTTTGAGTGATCCACTAATAGCGGTCTTAGCTTTTGCCCATTCCTTCAAAGATGCAGCACTTCTCATAAATGTGCACGTTTCACCTATTTCAATATTTTCAGGGGATTTTTCCCTGGGATTTGTTTCAACTTTTTCCTCAACTACTGAAGCAAAAGTAACGTCATTGGCACTGATATGCTGACTCTTTTCTTGTACAGCCTCCTTTGAATTAAACCCGTCATTACTCACAGCTTCATTAATAGTATCCTTGGGTACACCATTATGCTTGGATTGATTGGAAATGGCAGGTACCACAATGGGTTCCTTGGCCTTTGGCTCTGGAAAAGTAATACCAGGCAAAATATGTGAAATGCTAAATGAATTGCTATTCTCACTAACCATTTGTGTCCAGGATTGTTTTTGCAGCCATGAAGCTCCTCTGCCTGTCTTATTAGGTGCCACATTATGCTGATTTTCGGTAACATCTTCTATCACTTCTTTATTTGCAGGTTGAGCTTCAGCAAGCTCTTTAATCACTTGTGTATCGGTAGGTTGAGCATCAGCATGCTCTTTTATCGCTTGCGTATTGGTAGGGTTGCTCCATAATTCTCTGTCCTTTTCCATGTTTTCAGTTTTACTGATTGTAGATACAGGTGCACACAGATCATAGGATCTTTCTTGATTCTTACTAGAGTCCAACTTTGGTAATATAACAGAAGCACTGAAAGAAGTATTTCCTCCACCACCAAGAAGTTCTTTCCATGAAGACTTTTGAGACCATGATACTTTAGTCAATTCCTCAAAACCATCTTCTGGCTCACTACGCTGTGCACCAGATCCCACCTTATTTGGAATAGTCTGCTTATTACCCTTGCCACCAGGGGTTGCTGATACTTCTGCATTACTTTCCATTTCCAATTTGGGAAGTGATTTCCTCTTCTTGTTCTTGTTGGGATTGGTATTATTCCTTCTCTCCACTTGAGGCGTACTATTGTTGTGATCTTCCTTagcaatttttgttttattaaaccATGATTCCTGAAGATTAAATACAACAATTACATGGAATAGAATACATTTTCTTTGCTAAAAGGAAACTGACATTACCGCTTAGACCCTAATTTATTAAACACCCAACCTCCACccacaaataaagaaaaaatacctGATTTTCCAGGATTCTTTCGAGCTCCTGGTTCCCTATTAAAGCTGTTTTATTTCTATTCGTCTCCATGTTAATAATGAGATCGTCTTCATCTGTTGCGCTATCTTCACATTCATCAGATTGTAAAGTATCAGGTAACTTGCACAAATCCTtctcctttccaaggttctcaACACTGGAAACCTTTTCTTTTTGAAGTAGCTTGTTCATCACAGAATTCATTATGCTAATCTCTTCATCATTCATTCCACCACTTTCAGCTCCCCCATCAATAGATAGCTTCCCTCTTTCCGTGATAACGGGACTACAATGCTCCTCACAATCACAAAAATGCACAGGGAGTGGAGGAACTTTAATATTCTGGAAACTGTATTTGTGCTTGCCAGTTCCACTGAATGGTATGGATTTCACCTGCACAGGTATATATGTAGCATGTAAAAGCCAAGTAATATCATTTACCCTTATTTCTTTAGACATAATGCAAATGCAAGGAtacatttgacataattaaatgaCTATTTAGTTATGCATAACAGATAAATAAactaactttaaaataaaaatcattgcTCTGAAAATGCGTTGTACAAGTTATAAAACACTTATTCTAACAGCTGTTTATTAGAGCTGaactaattatttattctaataGACTACAAGGCATACTATCAACTGACAAGGCCTAACTAACAGTGTCACATCCTAACAGACAGGCCTATCTTGATTTCCTACACATACTTAAATATTAACTCAATGAAAATCTCTTCCTTCAGTTTAAAATAAGAAGAATACTAAGATGCAATGCAAATTCCTTTGGTGTTGTTTTCTCAGATCAAAGTTTTATCTCAATCACCAATATAATAAAGTTTACAATGAAAGTTAGCTAGCACCCCTAACAAGGTGAAACTTCATCCCTGACTAAGAGCAAGCACCCAAGGGAAGTGCAATCAAGTTTTTCCACCTCACCACAATGCACAAGAAacccaaaataataatttcacgCATACAGTTCACATAACCCATCAACTCGTACCCAATCCTATTGCCTACTCATCAACTCAACTCAACCAAACCCAACTATCACAAGATCAACCTTTAACATTGAAATGCATACTCTAAAAAACCACATAAACAAGAGACCTTTCTCAATCTAGGAAAGAAAATACTGAGATGTTTGGTATTTGACTTAGAAGAGTGTGTGGTGGCTTCCTTAGGAGAACTGGGAGGTGGTTGAGTAGCATCATCAAGAGCATCGTGCTCCCATTCTCTCTTCATCCTCGTGAGATAGTCTTCTTTGGCCTTCTCCAGTCTCAGCCTTCCACCCTTCCATAGACACCCATTATACTGCCATGTCAATCCAAAGTTAAAATTAGTCACTGAAACAacacaacaaaataattaaaaaaaaaattctgttAGTTAAAACTATCTTATTCATAAGTATAGTCTGTTTTTAGTAGTTAACCATTGTCAACTAACTATCTGTTAACTAACTCTTTAAATAGTTAGTTTGGACCTGAAGAAAGGGGCTTTTGGAAAAACAGTTGTAATTCTTCTTCTCTGTTTCCTATTCCAATAATCAAGTAGTCTCGAAGTTCTTTAATTCATAGAATTTCCTGCAATTTTGGATTCTTCAAACTCTCAAGTTTCTAATATCATGTGTTTTTAGTAGTTCTGTATCAGTATAactaagtattatttttaacacACAAAAACTCGAATTTTAGCTTATACAGAATTCTATCTTCATTTTTCTCCTAAAAGTTGAGAGGGAAAAGTTCGAATAAAATGTCCTTAAACTATTTCTCCTAAAAGTTGGCTACATGAATCACAACATGTCATTGATAGTTAttggaaaaaagaaataaagaaaaaaaaaagatattgattCTTGCCTTGCTGAAGAGTTTGGAAAGGGATTTAGGATCGGAGTGAAAATCGATGTAGGCAAAGCTGCGACCTTTAGTTCGGATGGTTTGAACGGCTTGGACGGAACCAAGAGAGGAGAATAAGCTTCGAAGGTCTTCGGCACTGACGGTTTCCGCCAATCCTCCCACGAATACTCTGACAGCGTTCTTCGTTTCTTCCCCTTCCTCCGCCATGCCTACTACTATGAAGTGTTCGCAgcaacaataatgataataataggGTTCTTCTCGGTTTTCACTTAGGCGCCCAGGAAGCCACCTTTACGACACCGTTCTACTTTGGAGGGTAAGGAATGGTATTACTTTTGCCAAGGAACAGGGTTAgatcaaataattgaaaaaataaaattggttcAAAGGTATTGAATTTAATAGAAATATGagagaatataaaagaaatatgtaAGATAGTTTATCCGTTAataaagaatttatatatatatatatatatatatatatatatatatatatatattattttattctttaaataattattatataaaatttactattcatgattaaaaacataataatataaaattatttatcttataattacatttttatagaaaattattttataatttaatatcattttttaaagttaaatatatttttggtacgaattaaaatttgtttttatttcataataaatatatttattttaacttaattaatattttttaaaaattatatttatttagttttaagttttacaaaacaaaatatattaaaatttgagataataaaaaattttaatttaatataaatttaattataaaaatatacttatctctattttttatttcaataattattatactaatagattttttgttataataagaaaagaatgAACACATATTTGTCTAACTTGTGTTTCCACTCCTGTGTTCAATTTATAACTCAAAAAAGttgttatataatattttggataaatatttcatattttattttaaaattaaaaaaatgtttaaaattaagaatagaTGCATCTACTTCAACAATACCATCCATTACAAATTTCTCGTATCACATCTTACACTAATTCATCTACTACTGTTTTTAGTAATTGTcatttattaacttattttttaaaaatggtaTAGAGATATGAAGTATGTCTTTTCCCATCAGTAATATGAATGTtgataaaatagttataaaaaataaatatttaattgatcttATATAAccgataaataaaatttagagaCACCAAATACCTATTTGTAGTTAgtaataagaatttttttaaataattacgaatattaaatagttaataattaattttagggttaaatatgcttttgattttttaatttttagtgaattttagaattagttaattttaaaattttggaccaatttaatcatttatcttttaaaatgcatgaatttaatctttttaatcaaattttgttaaatttatttggtatttcaagcacgtttcataatagtaattaacttaacattaaagcgaaaacgtgtcaaacagtataaacaactcaaatacaattatgagatgcaaaacatcaaataaatctaacaaaatttaattaaaaggactaaaatCACATATTTCAAgagatgaaggattaaattgatccaaaatttcaaaatagactaattccaaaattcacttagttaaagaaaaaaaaacatatttaacccttaattttatataactgattatttacttaaagtttggcacaattaattttatttgaaaatatccGTTTATACAGTCAATAAAGTGTTTGCTGATtaaaaggaagagaaagatattaaaaattataaataatcaattttcgtgtgtattattttttttaagcaaaaAGATTTACTCAAAACTAAATAAggatataaacaaaatattataataacgACTAATTTACCCTGCATATCTCCTCTGTTATATATTACTTAGGTTATTCATAATATTAAGTATTCAATACATATACCAAACTAACCTGCATAGAATAAAGGAATTATGCATGTTAGTGTCACCAGGTAAGGGAATAGATTGCAGTGAACGAACATAAATAAGCACATGAATAATACAAACATGGAAGCAActcattttttcatataaaaaatacactCAACACATGATAAATTTTCTCTAAAATACTTAGGTACAAACTAAGCACCATACGACACAATTGTCCCTACAGATGTTCGTGTGCCTGAGTTTCAACACCTAATCATCCGAAGGCCTGAAATTGGTAGCAGATAACAATGACCAACAGAAAAACTTCAAGTAAAAATATCTGATGTTTGAAGTCCaacaaaataaacttaataaccATAAGGACTAAGGTTTatgttaaacaaaaaatatgcc
Encoded here:
- the LOC114163521 gene encoding uncharacterized protein LOC114163521, with protein sequence MAEEGEETKNAVRVFVGGLAETVSAEDLRSLFSSLGSVQAVQTIRTKGRSFAYIDFHSDPKSLSKLFSKYNGCLWKGGRLRLEKAKEDYLTRMKREWEHDALDDATQPPPSSPKEATTHSSKSNTKHLSIFFPRLRKVKSIPFSGTGKHKYSFQNIKVPPLPVHFCDCEEHCSPVITERGKLSIDGGAESGGMNDEEISIMNSVMNKLLQKEKVSSVENLGKEKDLCKLPDTLQSDECEDSATDEDDLIINMETNRNKTALIGNQELERILENQESWFNKTKIAKEDHNNSTPQVERRNNTNPNKNKKRKSLPKLEMESNAEVSATPGGKGNKQTIPNKVGSGAQRSEPEDGFEELTKVSWSQKSSWKELLGGGGNTSFSASVILPKLDSSKNQERSYDLCAPVSTISKTENMEKDRELWSNPTNTQAIKEHADAQPTDTQVIKELAEAQPANKEVIEDVTENQHNVAPNKTGRGASWLQKQSWTQMVSENSNSFSISHILPGITFPEPKAKEPIVVPAISNQSKHNGVPKDTINEAVSNDGFNSKEAVQEKSQHISANDVTFASVVEEKVETNPREKSPENIEIGETCTFMRSAASLKEWAKAKTAISGSLKRKSGER